Proteins from one Gimesia maris genomic window:
- a CDS encoding beta-ketoacyl-[acyl-carrier-protein] synthase family protein, with translation MAGSNQTRVVISGIGIVSPIGIGIEPFWQNICSGKSGIDRLTSIPTENLPSKLAGEVKDFHPELHVYNKKFLKVMSRDIQLGVSAASDAVKDAGIKRGVVDPERFGVSFGAGHIPTTPDELVAAVKRCAEDNSFEVTRWGEDTMGQITPLWMLRQLPNMPACHISIEHNAQGPNNTITSQDSSALLALAEAMRWIKRGAVDCMVVGACTSNINPVDLSRKNLIDLLSRDEDPKRACRPFDRFRNGTILGEGAAAFVVENYDHAVRRGAEIYAEVIGLGAGCDGKSLSNSDEESDTGLVRAVESAMRQANLMPHQLGHINAHGKSTKIDDQVEARAYHRLFGDDAIKIPITALKSYFGHFDAGSGAVELAASILSLRHGATPATLNYETPDPLCNLDVIHGEVRPMSKRTAMTVSRTSFGQTAAAILRAI, from the coding sequence ATGGCTGGGTCAAATCAGACACGCGTTGTAATTTCTGGAATTGGTATTGTTTCGCCAATCGGTATCGGTATAGAACCGTTTTGGCAGAACATATGTTCGGGTAAATCTGGTATTGATCGTCTCACGTCAATTCCCACAGAAAATTTACCTTCCAAGCTGGCAGGAGAAGTCAAAGACTTCCATCCCGAGCTGCATGTCTACAACAAAAAATTTCTGAAAGTCATGTCGCGCGATATCCAGTTAGGAGTCTCCGCGGCTTCTGACGCAGTGAAAGATGCCGGAATCAAACGTGGTGTGGTTGATCCGGAACGGTTTGGCGTATCCTTTGGTGCCGGACACATCCCCACGACTCCCGATGAGCTAGTGGCTGCTGTCAAACGATGTGCAGAAGATAATTCCTTCGAAGTCACCCGCTGGGGTGAAGATACAATGGGGCAGATTACTCCGCTGTGGATGCTCCGCCAGCTGCCGAACATGCCGGCCTGCCATATTTCCATTGAACACAATGCTCAGGGACCGAACAATACAATTACCAGTCAGGATTCGTCGGCGTTACTCGCGTTAGCGGAAGCGATGCGGTGGATCAAGCGTGGTGCCGTCGACTGTATGGTCGTCGGAGCGTGCACTTCAAATATCAATCCCGTTGATCTGTCTCGCAAGAATCTGATTGACCTGCTCTCACGGGATGAAGACCCCAAACGGGCCTGTCGTCCCTTTGACCGTTTTCGCAACGGTACGATCCTCGGCGAAGGAGCTGCTGCTTTTGTGGTCGAAAATTATGATCATGCTGTTCGCCGCGGTGCTGAAATTTATGCAGAAGTGATTGGTCTGGGAGCTGGCTGTGATGGAAAGTCCCTGAGCAACAGCGATGAGGAAAGTGATACTGGTCTGGTGCGAGCTGTTGAATCTGCGATGCGTCAGGCCAATCTGATGCCTCATCAGCTTGGTCATATTAACGCCCATGGCAAGAGTACGAAAATCGATGACCAGGTCGAAGCTCGAGCATACCATCGGCTGTTTGGTGATGATGCGATTAAAATTCCGATTACGGCTCTCAAGAGCTACTTCGGTCATTTTGATGCTGGTTCGGGTGCTGTCGAACTGGCTGCGAGTATTCTTTCACTCCGACATGGTGCGACTCCGGCAACTTTAAATTATGAAACTCCCGATCCCTTATGTAATCTGGATGTCATTCATGGTGAAGTTCGTCCGATGTCAAAACGCACAGCCATGACAGTCAGCCGCACCTCGTTTGGTCAAACTGCTGCTGCTATCCTGCGGGCCATTTAA
- a CDS encoding RidA family protein, with amino-acid sequence MSVEQKAAELGLVFEPIEPGYLKLCIRSGNQLLTSGHVSDQKGRLGENVSVEEGQAAARDCAIKILRSVRDEHGTLDGLKVVKLLGCVNSTPDFTDQHLVINGASDLFHELYGKSGDGYHARSALGFAALPTGVAVEIEAVFEIKES; translated from the coding sequence ATGTCTGTTGAGCAAAAAGCGGCTGAATTAGGTCTGGTCTTTGAGCCGATTGAACCAGGATATCTGAAACTGTGTATTCGCAGCGGTAATCAGCTGCTGACATCAGGGCATGTCAGCGATCAGAAAGGCCGACTGGGTGAAAATGTATCTGTGGAAGAAGGTCAGGCAGCTGCCCGTGATTGTGCAATCAAGATTCTGCGCTCCGTACGCGATGAACATGGCACCCTGGATGGATTGAAGGTCGTGAAGCTGCTGGGATGCGTGAACTCGACACCCGATTTCACAGACCAGCACCTGGTGATTAACGGTGCTTCCGATCTGTTTCATGAACTGTATGGTAAAAGCGGAGACGGTTATCATGCCCGCAGTGCCCTGGGTTTCGCCGCACTACCCACAGGGGTTGCTGTTGAGATTGAGGCGGTTTTTGAGATCAAAGAGTCCTGA
- a CDS encoding YraN family protein produces MAGKWLSRLLGDKGERAAVRFLKRLGYSIIARQYRTEQGEIDVIALDGETVVFIEVKTRKSDAKGQPFEAVTLQKQKQLTRLAGMFLKKQQLLSQPARFDVISIVWGAGQSQPEIQHFQNAFAPSGEFQFYT; encoded by the coding sequence ATGGCTGGAAAATGGCTCAGTCGATTACTGGGAGACAAAGGTGAACGCGCTGCAGTTCGCTTTCTGAAGCGACTGGGGTATTCGATCATTGCCCGTCAATACCGGACAGAGCAGGGGGAAATCGATGTGATTGCCCTTGATGGCGAGACAGTCGTCTTTATCGAAGTCAAAACCCGCAAGAGTGATGCAAAAGGTCAGCCCTTTGAGGCGGTGACATTGCAGAAGCAGAAACAACTGACCCGTCTGGCGGGTATGTTTCTGAAAAAACAGCAACTGCTCTCGCAGCCGGCGCGGTTTGATGTCATCTCAATCGTCTGGGGAGCAGGGCAGTCGCAACCGGAAATACAGCATTTCCAGAATGCGTTTGCCCCATCTGGTGAGTTCCAGTTTTATACCTGA
- the rplS gene encoding 50S ribosomal protein L19, protein MQELLKKVEASSLREEPLQFEIGDTVDVHTRIQEGDKERIQIFSGVIIARRGGGTRENFTVRRIVAGEGVERIFPVNSPKIAKLEIKRHGRVRRAKLYYLRDRVGKATRLVERRAKVKNTDAE, encoded by the coding sequence ATGCAGGAATTATTGAAAAAAGTAGAAGCGTCCAGCCTTCGCGAAGAGCCACTTCAGTTTGAAATCGGCGATACCGTAGATGTGCACACACGAATCCAGGAAGGTGACAAAGAGCGCATCCAGATATTCAGTGGCGTGATTATCGCCCGTCGCGGTGGTGGTACACGTGAAAACTTCACGGTCCGTCGCATCGTTGCCGGCGAAGGGGTTGAACGAATTTTTCCCGTGAATTCCCCCAAAATCGCCAAGCTGGAAATCAAACGACACGGTCGCGTACGTCGCGCCAAGTTGTACTACCTGCGTGATCGCGTTGGTAAGGCAACTCGTCTGGTCGAACGTCGTGCCAAAGTCAAAAACACAGACGCAGAGTAA
- the trmD gene encoding tRNA (guanosine(37)-N1)-methyltransferase TrmD, with product MRFDILTLFPELFDSYLEQGLLKRAIRNQLVEIQRWNFRDWATDKHASVDDRPYGGGPGMLIGCDTVFQCVEHVREVVPEPGKLIMLTPQGRTLNQSLAQELSKERQLTLLCGRYEGFDERIRIGLEPMEISAGDFITNGGEVPAMLIIETVIRLIPGVLGDESSAKYDSFSESGLLEYPQYTRPQNFRGMEVPEVLLSGNHQEIARWRHEQSLLRTRERRSDLLTESESNST from the coding sequence ATGCGATTTGATATTCTGACTTTGTTTCCTGAACTGTTTGACAGCTATCTGGAACAGGGCCTGCTCAAGCGGGCGATCCGGAATCAACTGGTTGAGATTCAACGTTGGAATTTTCGAGACTGGGCGACAGACAAACACGCCTCGGTAGATGACCGCCCCTACGGCGGTGGACCGGGAATGCTGATTGGCTGTGATACAGTATTTCAATGTGTAGAGCATGTTCGGGAAGTCGTTCCTGAGCCCGGTAAACTGATTATGTTAACCCCCCAGGGGCGGACGTTAAATCAAAGCCTGGCGCAGGAATTATCGAAAGAACGGCAACTGACTTTACTTTGTGGAAGATACGAAGGGTTCGACGAACGAATCCGCATTGGTCTTGAGCCAATGGAAATATCGGCAGGTGACTTCATTACCAATGGAGGGGAAGTGCCGGCCATGTTGATTATTGAGACTGTGATCCGGTTAATTCCGGGAGTACTGGGCGATGAAAGCAGTGCCAAATACGATTCGTTTTCCGAGTCGGGCCTGCTGGAATATCCACAGTACACGCGGCCTCAAAACTTTCGTGGAATGGAAGTTCCGGAAGTGTTGTTAAGTGGAAACCATCAGGAGATAGCCCGCTGGCGTCACGAGCAGAGTCTGTTGCGGACTCGTGAACGACGCAGTGATCTGTTGACTGAATCGGAATCAAATTCAACTTAA
- the rpsP gene encoding 30S ribosomal protein S16: protein MAVRIRMKRMGRKHRPFYRICVMDSRKQRDGEAIEEIGTYDTSVADKSKRVEINMERVDYWMSVGAKPSENVATLIKKVKKNKFGTAAAPAPLTAPKEPAPEPEPEAEEASAEATEAGSEEAAAEETPSE, encoded by the coding sequence GTGGCAGTTCGTATTCGTATGAAAAGAATGGGACGTAAGCATCGCCCCTTCTATCGTATTTGTGTAATGGATTCACGCAAGCAGCGTGATGGAGAAGCAATTGAAGAAATCGGGACCTACGATACTTCTGTTGCCGACAAGTCAAAACGCGTTGAAATTAACATGGAACGCGTCGACTACTGGATGTCAGTGGGTGCCAAGCCGTCGGAAAATGTGGCCACTCTGATCAAGAAAGTCAAGAAAAACAAATTTGGTACAGCGGCTGCTCCTGCACCTCTGACTGCTCCAAAAGAACCTGCTCCCGAGCCGGAACCAGAAGCAGAAGAAGCATCAGCAGAAGCAACCGAAGCCGGTTCAGAAGAAGCTGCTGCCGAAGAAACTCCCTCAGAATAG